One region of Halomicrobium sp. LC1Hm genomic DNA includes:
- a CDS encoding methytransferase partner Trm112, which translates to MKEDLMDIICCPLDKHELDLEVDERDDEEVLAGSLVCTECGESYPIEDGIPNLLPPDMREDAPA; encoded by the coding sequence ATGAAGGAGGATCTGATGGACATCATCTGCTGTCCGCTCGACAAGCACGAGCTCGACCTCGAAGTCGACGAGCGCGACGACGAGGAAGTGCTCGCCGGCTCGCTGGTCTGTACGGAGTGTGGCGAGAGCTACCCGATCGAAGACGGGATCCCGAATCTCCTCCCGCCGGACATGCGCGAGGACGCGCCGGCCTGA
- a CDS encoding DR2241 family protein, which translates to MQGAHLDALVTTAADGIAFDGLVVEPDDGGYVVAVDGDSHTVETDEDLRRVATEYPAYVSNWHFWHASAPQKEDRWAFLRWIEGAEERTVPERYDALADGVTETWGQLQITARVDDGSRRYDIRHVDDAATDATLERYDDPLDARTLVKHDDDGKYRPLKTAPTLQTGWQFVDLDPANLVQTVEFVYPATVANWHRERTGDLDVNHWRETMERQSGIYGVVQTWDRGEGYEHVNWVAEACCDDSQCLKRREWEYDDETELDVDGGDGEFPCREPCSLVISAARRWTKLEGEQSQTYEFELTPSEKEQVERIVEAVADGETEAIREADVYDGANRYRTRFLRAKLFDDEGNLCGVETDAE; encoded by the coding sequence ATGCAGGGTGCCCACTTGGACGCACTGGTGACGACGGCAGCCGACGGCATCGCGTTCGACGGACTCGTCGTGGAACCGGACGACGGCGGCTACGTCGTCGCGGTCGACGGCGACAGTCACACGGTCGAGACCGACGAGGACCTCCGTCGCGTCGCAACAGAGTACCCTGCGTACGTCTCGAACTGGCACTTCTGGCACGCGAGCGCCCCACAGAAAGAAGACCGATGGGCGTTCCTCCGGTGGATCGAGGGGGCCGAAGAACGCACGGTGCCAGAACGCTACGACGCGCTCGCAGACGGGGTGACCGAGACCTGGGGACAACTGCAGATCACGGCCCGTGTCGACGACGGCAGTCGGCGCTACGACATCCGTCACGTCGACGACGCGGCCACGGACGCGACGCTCGAACGCTACGACGACCCGCTCGACGCGCGAACGCTCGTCAAACACGACGACGACGGCAAGTACCGTCCGCTGAAGACGGCTCCGACACTGCAGACCGGCTGGCAGTTCGTCGACCTCGATCCGGCCAATCTGGTCCAGACCGTCGAGTTCGTCTACCCCGCGACGGTGGCCAACTGGCACCGCGAGCGGACGGGCGACCTCGACGTCAACCACTGGCGCGAGACGATGGAGCGCCAGAGCGGGATCTACGGCGTGGTCCAAACCTGGGACCGCGGCGAAGGGTACGAACACGTCAACTGGGTCGCCGAGGCCTGCTGTGACGACTCGCAGTGTCTGAAGCGTCGGGAGTGGGAGTACGACGACGAGACCGAACTCGACGTCGACGGCGGTGACGGCGAGTTCCCGTGTCGCGAACCGTGCTCGCTGGTGATTTCTGCCGCGCGCCGCTGGACGAAGCTAGAAGGCGAACAGTCCCAGACCTACGAGTTCGAGCTCACCCCGAGCGAGAAAGAACAGGTCGAGCGGATCGTCGAGGCGGTGGCCGACGGCGAGACTGAAGCGATCAGAGAAGCCGACGTGTACGACGGAGCCAATCGCTACCGGACGCGGTTCCTGCGGGCGAAGCTGTTCGACGACGAGGGGAACCTCTGTGGCGTCGAAACCGACGCGGAGTGA